In the Haloarcula salinisoli genome, CAGTGACCCATCGCTGTCGCGCGAGGTTCCACGCGCCCAGTGGCGCAGGCGAACCCTACTGTCTCGAGGAACGCGCTTCGCGGACCTCGGCGCCGTCACGGAGTTTGTCCTCGCAGTTCGGGCAGACTCTCGGTCCGTGTGCTTCGGAGGCTTCCGGTGTAAACACCCGCACGTACTGCTCAGTTACGAATTCGCCGCAGTTCTGACACTCGGGCATCCCTTGTAACACTCTAATAATGATGTAAATGCTTTTTGTTTACGGCCAACGAGGGGAGTTACAAACCGCGCTTAGCCGACCAACTGCCCGTTAACCGTGGTTTCGCCAGAACGACTCCAGCTGCGGGGCGAGAAAGTCGGGTGTCATTCGCGTGAACTCCTCGCGTTCGCCCTCGGGGAGAAAGTCGTAGACGGAGTGGCGGCCGTCGGGGGTGTAGCGCCGGCCGACGAACGCCCGGACGCCCACCTCGTCGGCCCCGCGGATGACCCGACCGATGGCCTGGCGCGCCCGCCGCACCGCGGGGACCGTCAGGGCGTACTCGAAGGCGTTGTCCTCGCCGAACGTGTCGCCGTAGGCCCGCTGGACCGCCCGAATTCGGGGCGAGCCGATGTTGACGAGCGGGACGCCGACGACGGCGCAGGTCGACAGTTTCGCGCCGTCGTAGTCGACGC is a window encoding:
- a CDS encoding DUF7563 family protein codes for the protein MPECQNCGEFVTEQYVRVFTPEASEAHGPRVCPNCEDKLRDGAEVREARSSRQ